Proteins found in one Mucilaginibacter gracilis genomic segment:
- a CDS encoding ABC transporter permease codes for MIKNYIKIAWRNLIRNKFSSLINIVGLAVGMAVAILIGLWIWDELSYNKYYKNYNRIVMVMQHQTLNGNVLTQTSVPMPLGYTLKKDYQSDFKYVVLITPNNEHILSYGDKKLTQLGSYMQPEAPELFTLNMLRGNRQGLTDQSSIMLSDRTAKAIFGNANPMGKVLKIDNKWVVKVTGVYEDMPKNTTFNDVAFIAPWDLYLTTAPWLKTAQTKWGNNSWAVLCVLNPNADIDKVSTKIKDIKLKNLQSINDKVGASFKSALFLYPISRWHLFFEFKNGVNTGGAIQFVWMFAIVGVFVLLLACINFMNMSTAKSEKRAKEVGIRKTVGSLRGQLIWQFFSESLLVTVFGLILSLVLVQVTLPWFNQVADKETSILWGSPVFWLLCIGFSLVTGLIAGSYPALYLSSFNPVKVLKGTFKVGRFAALPRKVLVVLQFTVSIALIIGTIIVFRQVQYTKNRPVGYNRNGLVQIKMKTPVIHDHFMAVRNDLLQTGAISELAESGSPLTNVWSNYSGFEWRGKDPNTQDDFAWIPISPEFGKASGWKIKEGRNFSRVMLTDSAAIILNESAVNFMGLKHPVGEIVTSGKDALHVVGVIKDMVMASPYEPVKPTIFALVTQPEGVMNIRVNPNVSIHEALEKAAAVFKKYDPDSPFDYSFTDNEYAKKFGDEERIGTLSAFFTALAIFISCMGLFGMASFMAEQRTKEIGVRKVLGASVFNLWRLLSKDFVILVIISLLIATPIAYYFMHGWLQNYKYRAEMSWWIFAVTGVGAIIITLCTVSFQSIKAALANPVKSLRSE; via the coding sequence ATGATTAAGAACTATATCAAAATTGCCTGGCGCAATCTTATACGCAATAAATTTTCGTCGCTTATTAACATCGTTGGCCTCGCTGTGGGCATGGCGGTAGCTATACTTATCGGCTTATGGATATGGGATGAATTATCCTATAATAAATACTATAAAAACTACAACCGTATTGTGATGGTAATGCAGCACCAAACACTTAACGGCAACGTATTAACGCAAACCTCGGTGCCTATGCCGTTGGGCTATACGCTTAAAAAAGATTACCAAAGTGATTTTAAGTACGTTGTGCTTATAACACCTAATAACGAACATATTCTATCATACGGTGATAAAAAGCTAACGCAGTTGGGCAGCTATATGCAGCCAGAAGCACCCGAACTGTTTACCTTAAATATGCTTAGGGGCAACAGGCAGGGCTTAACAGATCAATCGTCTATTATGCTTTCGGACCGAACCGCAAAAGCCATTTTTGGCAACGCCAACCCAATGGGCAAAGTGTTAAAAATAGATAACAAATGGGTTGTTAAGGTTACCGGTGTTTACGAGGATATGCCTAAAAACACCACTTTTAACGATGTTGCTTTTATTGCTCCGTGGGACTTGTATTTAACTACCGCTCCATGGTTAAAAACCGCCCAAACCAAATGGGGAAATAACTCGTGGGCAGTTTTGTGTGTGTTAAACCCTAATGCTGATATTGACAAGGTAAGCACCAAAATAAAAGATATCAAATTAAAAAACCTTCAATCGATAAATGATAAAGTGGGTGCTTCGTTTAAATCGGCCTTGTTTTTATATCCTATAAGCAGGTGGCATTTGTTTTTTGAGTTTAAAAACGGCGTAAATACAGGCGGTGCCATTCAGTTTGTGTGGATGTTTGCCATTGTGGGTGTGTTTGTGTTGCTTTTAGCCTGTATCAATTTTATGAACATGAGTACGGCCAAGTCCGAAAAACGGGCGAAAGAAGTTGGCATTCGCAAAACCGTTGGTTCATTAAGGGGCCAGTTAATATGGCAGTTCTTTAGCGAATCGTTATTGGTTACCGTTTTCGGCCTCATCCTATCGCTGGTATTGGTTCAGGTTACCCTACCCTGGTTTAACCAGGTTGCCGATAAAGAAACGAGCATCCTATGGGGGAGCCCGGTTTTCTGGCTTCTTTGCATCGGCTTTAGCTTAGTAACGGGGCTCATAGCAGGTAGCTACCCGGCACTGTACCTTTCATCTTTTAATCCGGTTAAGGTATTAAAGGGTACATTTAAAGTTGGCCGCTTTGCAGCTTTGCCACGTAAGGTATTGGTGGTATTGCAATTTACGGTTTCAATTGCCTTAATTATTGGTACCATTATTGTTTTTAGGCAGGTGCAATACACCAAAAACCGCCCGGTGGGGTACAACCGTAACGGCCTTGTACAAATAAAAATGAAAACCCCGGTTATTCACGATCATTTTATGGCTGTGCGGAACGACCTGTTACAAACGGGTGCCATAAGTGAACTGGCCGAATCGGGCAGCCCGCTAACCAATGTATGGTCAAACTATAGCGGCTTTGAATGGCGCGGAAAGGACCCTAATACGCAAGACGATTTTGCCTGGATACCCATAAGTCCCGAATTTGGCAAGGCATCTGGCTGGAAAATAAAAGAGGGACGTAATTTTTCGAGAGTAATGCTAACCGATTCGGCGGCAATTATTTTAAACGAGTCTGCCGTAAATTTTATGGGGCTTAAACACCCCGTAGGTGAAATAGTAACATCCGGAAAAGACGCCTTACACGTTGTTGGAGTAATTAAAGATATGGTAATGGCATCGCCATACGAGCCCGTTAAACCAACTATTTTTGCCTTAGTTACCCAACCCGAGGGTGTAATGAACATTAGAGTTAACCCCAACGTGAGCATACACGAAGCACTTGAAAAAGCCGCGGCTGTATTTAAAAAATACGACCCGGACAGCCCCTTCGATTACAGCTTTACCGATAATGAGTACGCCAAAAAATTTGGCGACGAAGAGCGTATTGGCACCTTGTCGGCATTTTTTACTGCACTGGCAATTTTTATTAGTTGTATGGGCTTGTTTGGAATGGCATCTTTTATGGCCGAGCAGCGCACCAAAGAAATTGGGGTACGCAAAGTATTGGGCGCATCGGTATTTAACCTGTGGCGCTTACTATCCAAAGATTTTGTGATACTGGTTATCATCTCGTTGCTGATAGCCACGCCAATAGCCTATTACTTTATGCACGGCTGGCTTCAAAACTATAAATACCGGGCCGAAATGTCGTGGTGGATATTTGCTGTAACGGGTGTGGGCGCTATTATTATCACATTATGTACGGTAAGCTTTCAGAGTATTAAAGCTGCGTTAGCAAACCCCGTAAAGAGCTTACGAAGCGAATAG
- a CDS encoding ABC transporter permease, with translation MIKNYIKTAWRSLWKHKSFAFINIVGMAVAFGAVILLALTAFYELSFDGFHQNKNHIYQVYREEHISTGTENSSSLPIPLTPALKADFPDIVHVSRFGDNGGSVIRYKGKDYNYSIRTVDQDFLKMFTFPVISGNSSEPLKAQNDLVLSANTAKSIFGKEEAVGKVVELNTGSEWKPFTITAVAANTPQNSSLNFDALARFEQFPGYNQDKDNWDVSNHVVYLQLPESVDEVHFEQRLKLFVHKYYGGNIKQLKIDGAQPDNEGEYMRMRLIPLTQIHFNKISGEASGINRFYPILLLLISVFILFIATVNFINLSLGRAFTRAKEIGVRKVMGARLGQILMQFCCESLMICIFSLAVGVLLVVWLMPAYKQIFRQPLSLAVLDWGKVICYFVTGFVSIVLLSGAYPAWLMASYKTAQSVKGKISMGRNNKLRNSLMIVQFVLSCLLIICTTIAWQQLNFLRSKPLGFNKNQVISIPIGNNIDREKALYLMRNQLANSPNVLSVTGTDMNMGKGRDNSASTSIMGLVYNGKTLKSHWRRIDYDYVKTLGLTLTSGREFSKAYGTDTTAIVINQTMAQQLGAKNPVGISLPVDGKQLRVIGVIKDFNFQPLQKKIEPLTMLIQPQWQLSYIFVRVKPDDMPASMAAITKIWKQINPKAEAAASFLDENVDRQYKKEERLSKIFVSGALLTIIISCMGLFAIAVLVITQRTKELGIRKVLGASIPTIVGLISKDFVTLILISSVIASPIAWLVMNNWLQDFAYRITISWWVFVFAAATAVFIAIVTVSFQSVKAALANPVKSLRSE, from the coding sequence TATTTACCAGGTTTACCGCGAAGAACATATATCAACGGGTACCGAAAACTCATCCAGTTTGCCTATCCCGCTAACACCGGCGTTAAAGGCCGACTTTCCGGACATTGTTCACGTCTCGCGCTTTGGCGATAATGGCGGAAGCGTGATCCGCTATAAAGGCAAAGACTACAACTACAGCATTCGCACAGTTGACCAGGACTTTTTAAAGATGTTTACCTTCCCGGTAATAAGCGGTAATAGCAGTGAGCCCTTAAAAGCCCAAAACGATTTGGTATTGTCGGCAAATACTGCCAAAAGCATTTTTGGCAAAGAAGAGGCCGTTGGTAAAGTGGTTGAGTTAAATACCGGTAGCGAATGGAAACCATTTACCATTACGGCGGTAGCTGCCAACACCCCGCAAAACTCAAGTTTAAACTTTGATGCTTTAGCGCGCTTTGAACAGTTTCCGGGTTATAATCAAGACAAGGATAACTGGGATGTTAGCAACCATGTGGTGTACCTACAACTGCCCGAAAGTGTTGATGAGGTACATTTTGAGCAACGTTTAAAGTTATTTGTACATAAATACTACGGTGGTAACATCAAACAGCTTAAAATTGACGGTGCCCAACCTGATAACGAAGGCGAGTACATGCGCATGCGCCTGATACCTTTAACCCAAATCCACTTTAACAAAATTAGTGGTGAAGCAAGCGGCATTAACCGGTTTTATCCTATTCTGCTATTGCTCATCAGTGTGTTTATCTTATTCATAGCTACGGTAAACTTTATTAACCTTTCGCTGGGCAGGGCTTTTACACGTGCCAAAGAAATAGGTGTACGCAAAGTAATGGGTGCCAGGCTTGGGCAAATATTGATGCAATTTTGCTGCGAATCGCTCATGATCTGTATCTTCTCGCTCGCCGTGGGGGTGTTGCTGGTGGTGTGGTTAATGCCAGCCTATAAGCAAATATTCCGCCAACCGCTTTCGTTAGCTGTTTTAGATTGGGGCAAGGTAATATGTTATTTCGTTACGGGTTTTGTAAGCATCGTGTTGCTTTCGGGTGCTTATCCTGCCTGGTTAATGGCATCCTACAAAACGGCACAATCTGTAAAAGGCAAAATTAGTATGGGGCGTAATAACAAACTGCGTAACAGCTTAATGATTGTGCAATTTGTACTATCGTGCCTGCTTATTATTTGCACCACCATAGCCTGGCAGCAGCTTAACTTTTTACGCAGCAAGCCTTTGGGCTTTAATAAAAACCAGGTGATAAGCATCCCTATTGGCAACAACATCGATCGCGAAAAAGCGCTCTATTTAATGCGTAACCAACTAGCCAATAGCCCTAACGTTTTAAGCGTTACCGGTACCGATATGAATATGGGTAAGGGCCGTGATAACAGTGCCTCAACCTCAATAATGGGATTGGTATATAACGGCAAAACCTTGAAAAGCCACTGGCGACGCATAGACTATGATTACGTTAAAACCCTGGGCTTAACACTTACTTCGGGACGGGAGTTTTCAAAAGCTTATGGTACCGATACTACCGCCATTGTAATTAACCAAACTATGGCGCAGCAACTGGGTGCTAAAAACCCTGTTGGCATATCACTACCGGTTGACGGTAAACAACTCCGCGTTATTGGCGTGATTAAAGATTTTAACTTTCAACCCCTGCAAAAAAAGATTGAACCTTTAACCATGTTAATACAGCCGCAATGGCAATTAAGCTACATTTTTGTGCGGGTTAAACCCGATGATATGCCGGCTTCTATGGCGGCCATTACTAAAATTTGGAAACAGATAAACCCTAAAGCAGAGGCCGCCGCTTCGTTTTTAGATGAAAATGTTGACCGCCAGTATAAAAAGGAAGAAAGGCTTTCTAAAATATTTGTAAGTGGAGCTTTGTTAACCATCATTATATCGTGCATGGGTTTGTTTGCTATTGCTGTATTGGTAATAACCCAACGAACCAAAGAACTCGGCATCCGGAAGGTTTTGGGAGCAAGCATCCCTACTATTGTAGGTTTAATCTCTAAAGATTTTGTTACCCTTATTCTTATCTCGTCGGTTATAGCCTCACCAATTGCCTGGCTAGTGATGAATAACTGGCTGCAAGATTTTGCCTACCGCATTACCATTAGTTGGTGGGTGTTTGTATTTGCAGCGGCAACGGCGGTTTTTATAGCGATAGTTACAGTAAGTTTCCAATCGGTAAAGGCGGCATTGGCCAACCCGGTAAAGAGTTTAAGAAGCGAATAA